A single window of Xylocopilactobacillus apicola DNA harbors:
- the tyrS gene encoding tyrosine--tRNA ligase has translation MDELAWRGAVNQATDEAELKKITTERKISLYEGVDPTGPSLHIGHLVSLMILKRFQQFGHQPYIVIGGGTGSIGDPSGRSAERVLQSMETIEANAESLKHQLERFFGKDGFVFVNNYDWLSKIDLLEFLRDYAKQFSINTMIAKDSVQNRLANGISFTEFSYPILQAIDFLNLRRDHHVELQIGGGDQWGNLTAGVDFIHRQMGSSTTAFALTCPLIVRADGTKFGKTADGQSVWVDPEKTSPYEFYQFWYNQPDEVVVNYLKFFTFLDQDEIKYLEQQVIDQPEKRSAQKALAEAVTTFVHGEDSTKQAERISVALFSGEYGDLSADEIKQALAEMPHVEVANEKAKIVEWLVDLTKIEPSRRQAREDLKNGAIAINGEKVTDEEFVIDPAAKYEGKYVVVKIGKKRYYLAHVK, from the coding sequence ATGGATGAGCTTGCTTGGCGGGGAGCCGTCAACCAAGCCACCGACGAAGCAGAACTAAAAAAAATAACGACGGAACGCAAGATCTCCCTTTATGAAGGTGTTGATCCGACCGGTCCGTCACTCCATATTGGACATTTAGTTTCTTTAATGATTTTAAAACGTTTCCAACAATTTGGGCATCAACCTTACATCGTTATCGGTGGTGGAACCGGCTCAATCGGTGATCCATCTGGGCGAAGTGCTGAACGGGTGCTCCAAAGCATGGAGACGATCGAAGCAAACGCTGAGTCTTTGAAGCATCAATTGGAACGCTTCTTTGGCAAGGACGGCTTCGTCTTTGTCAACAATTATGATTGGCTCAGTAAGATTGATCTCTTGGAATTCTTACGTGACTATGCCAAGCAATTCAGCATCAATACGATGATTGCTAAGGATTCAGTGCAGAATCGCCTCGCAAACGGCATCTCTTTCACTGAATTTAGCTATCCGATCTTACAAGCAATTGATTTTCTGAATTTACGGCGTGATCATCACGTTGAGCTTCAGATCGGCGGCGGCGACCAGTGGGGTAATCTCACGGCGGGAGTGGATTTCATTCACCGTCAGATGGGTTCAAGCACCACGGCATTTGCGCTGACTTGTCCGTTAATTGTGCGAGCTGATGGAACGAAATTCGGCAAAACTGCCGATGGGCAGAGCGTCTGGGTCGATCCAGAGAAGACGAGTCCGTATGAGTTCTACCAGTTCTGGTATAACCAGCCGGATGAAGTTGTGGTTAACTACTTGAAATTCTTCACTTTCCTCGATCAAGATGAGATTAAGTACTTAGAACAACAAGTAATAGATCAGCCAGAGAAACGCTCAGCACAGAAAGCTTTAGCCGAGGCAGTTACCACTTTCGTTCACGGCGAAGATTCTACGAAGCAAGCTGAGCGCATCAGTGTTGCGCTCTTCTCCGGCGAATACGGAGATCTCTCAGCTGACGAGATCAAGCAAGCATTGGCTGAGATGCCGCACGTCGAAGTCGCTAACGAGAAAGCAAAAATTGTTGAGTGGCTTGTTGATCTAACGAAGATCGAACCAAGCCGGCGGCAAGCACGGGAAGATCTGAAGAACGGTGCGATTGCAATTAACGGCGAGAAGGTGACCGACGAAGAATTCGTCATCGATCCTGCTGCCAAATACGAAGGTAAATACGTCGTCGTGAAGATCGGTAAGAAGCGCTATTATCTAGCGCATGTGAAATAG
- a CDS encoding 2,3-diphosphoglycerate-dependent phosphoglycerate mutase — protein MSKLVLLRHGQSQWNLENLFTGWWDVDLSEKGIEEAKNAGKLLKQAGIQFDQAYTSVLTRAIRTLHFALEGSEQVWVPETKSWRLNERHYGDLQGQNKQEAAEKWGDEQVHIWRRSYDVLPPLQPTDAKYSIAHDRRYADLDPKQVPQGENLKICLERVMPFWEDHIAPDLLKGKNVIIAAHGNSLRALTKYLENISDEDILDLEIATGQPIVYDLDQDLKVTHKELLK, from the coding sequence ATGTCGAAATTAGTTTTGCTCCGCCATGGTCAGAGTCAATGGAATTTAGAGAATCTATTTACTGGCTGGTGGGACGTTGATTTATCCGAAAAGGGAATTGAAGAAGCCAAGAATGCTGGCAAGTTGCTTAAACAAGCAGGAATTCAATTTGATCAAGCTTATACCTCAGTTTTAACTCGGGCAATCCGGACTTTGCACTTCGCACTTGAAGGAAGCGAACAAGTTTGGGTGCCTGAAACAAAATCTTGGCGCTTAAACGAACGCCATTATGGCGATTTGCAGGGCCAAAACAAGCAGGAAGCTGCTGAGAAATGGGGCGACGAACAAGTACATATCTGGCGTCGTTCATATGATGTTTTGCCGCCATTACAACCAACTGATGCGAAATATTCAATCGCTCATGATCGTCGTTATGCCGATCTTGATCCAAAACAAGTTCCACAGGGCGAGAACTTGAAGATTTGTTTGGAGCGGGTAATGCCATTCTGGGAAGATCATATTGCACCTGATCTCTTAAAAGGCAAGAACGTGATTATTGCAGCTCACGGCAACTCACTTCGGGCTTTGACGAAATACTTAGAAAACATTTCAGATGAAGATATCTTGGATCTTGAAATTGCTACGGGTCAACCAATTGTCTATGACTTAGATCAAGACTTGAAAGTTACTCACAAGGAATTGCTGAAATAA
- a CDS encoding DNA/RNA non-specific endonuclease, which translates to MVRKKFSFLLFIWVALSLSACTAQKPVTTTLQDPATYEKLQKLDYEGEQVIAVNDNQPGFTEDELKQTEPWEKYSDLDQLNRAVDAQALLNQSLMPTAKREPLVWNPTGWHNKKMPNGTYLYNRSHLIGYQFTGQNNNPKNLMTGTVSLNNPQMLVIEDTIAAYLKESPKNYVRYEVRPVYRGNELVARGVWMRGQSLNDQRIVFNKYIFNVQSGMEIDYATGYSKVAGAPSTSSSEATERIWGNKRSKVYHVPGQQTYNQQNSNPANRIWFDSEEQAQQAGYRKAKN; encoded by the coding sequence ATGGTAAGAAAGAAATTTAGCTTCTTATTATTTATCTGGGTAGCATTATCTCTTAGCGCCTGTACAGCGCAAAAACCCGTCACGACTACACTCCAAGATCCAGCAACCTATGAGAAACTGCAGAAGCTTGATTACGAGGGCGAGCAGGTGATCGCAGTTAATGATAATCAGCCCGGATTTACGGAAGATGAGCTGAAGCAGACCGAGCCGTGGGAGAAATACAGCGACCTTGATCAATTGAATCGGGCAGTCGATGCCCAGGCGCTCTTGAATCAGTCGTTGATGCCAACAGCTAAGCGAGAACCTCTGGTCTGGAATCCGACCGGCTGGCACAACAAGAAGATGCCAAACGGCACGTATCTTTACAACCGCAGTCACTTAATTGGCTATCAATTTACCGGGCAGAATAATAATCCAAAGAACTTGATGACCGGCACGGTGAGTTTAAATAATCCGCAGATGTTGGTGATTGAAGATACGATTGCGGCGTATCTCAAAGAGAGCCCGAAGAATTACGTACGCTATGAAGTGCGACCGGTCTATCGGGGCAATGAACTAGTTGCTCGTGGTGTTTGGATGCGGGGACAATCGCTTAATGATCAGCGCATCGTCTTTAATAAATACATCTTCAATGTCCAAAGTGGCATGGAGATCGATTATGCGACGGGCTATAGTAAAGTAGCTGGAGCACCAAGCACTAGCAGCAGTGAAGCTACGGAGAGAATTTGGGGCAATAAGCGCTCCAAAGTTTATCACGTGCCCGGCCAACAAACTTATAATCAACAAAATAGTAACCCTGCCAATCGAATTTGGTTTGACTCGGAAGAGCAAGCACAGCAGGCAGGATACCGCAAAGCAAAGAATTAA